In Myripristis murdjan chromosome 5, fMyrMur1.1, whole genome shotgun sequence, the genomic stretch ATTCAAATCAATGAAATGAATCATCACTCAAACTCCGCTGTTCTGTTGCAAACATGAATTTATTTGAAATCCTAGGCCATAATCTTAATAACGGTGCATGATGCAAACTGTAATGCTGCATCAAATGAGGCAGTATATCATGTGAAACAAACATAATGCCTGACTTCATggcattgtgtttgtttggggaTTTGTTTTCAAAGTTTAGACCTTGCTGCATTTTGATATATCAACTGAGAAATAATGCTCATCAAAACATGTGATATGCAAACATATTGGAAAGTGACTATTGTATAGTCACTTTCCAATATGTGGACAAAATGCTTTTTACCTCCCTTGTAGTAGCATTTTGAACAAGGTAGTTTAATTTCAACTTTATCTTATTCGTCTTACATGGAGGTAGAAAGTCTAACCCTGGACAGTtaaagattagattagattagataaaactttattgatccctttgGGCAGGTTCCCTCAgggaaattgttttgttttaaagttttACTGTGGCTTGTACCGAcactaaaaatattttttgcatttaacaCGGGCGTGTGATGTTAAATTTCACCCctattcatgcatttttttttttttttttttaatatacatgTTGGATAAAAAGTACAGCTGCAGTGATGGCCTCCTGCCTGCAGGGGCGCTGTCCCTCATCACGAGACAAGTTAGTCGGATCACGCGGAAGGAAACCCGCCATTGACGAACATTTCCAACGTGAGCGTTTCGTCGAAGTGCGCTCCTTAAAAACCGGCaaatttttgtttattaattcaTCTTTATCACTCTTTTGGAGGGATGGCGTACCGAGGACAAGGCCAGAAGGTGCAGAAGGTTATGGTGCAGCCCATCGTATCCTTTCATTATGTTAAAAAACGATATTTTAGCTCCGAACTGCTAGCTACAATAGCAGCTAGGCTAACTGGTAACGTTAGCAGCCAGTCGGACAGTAGTAAGAGAAAGTCGTGTTGGTGCTAGCTCTGTAAATCATTTGGGAAGTATTTTATTGTTCGTTAAAACACGCAAAGGTTGGTTAAAACACACTTGAGGGAAAGGAGGCGACTAACTCCattgaaaacacagcagtcagtgTGGCCTGGCAGTGAAAACACGGCATGGCCACCGACTGGCTGTCTAAATGCTTTTCAGTGCCATAAGTGATCAGCTAAACAGTCCTAAAGCTAAATCAAAggtcatattttacatttgcGTTAAGTCTAATGTCAGGATTGTGACTTGCTTTTGTATCACCGTGTGCAGAGCTCCATGTTAGCATCTGGTGGcacaaaaatactaaaataaaactgatgtgCTTATTGATTGCATTATTAAAACAGGCAGTTTTTAATTGCAACTTTGACTAACAAAACATTGCTCATCACAAAAACCCTCAGAGTTGGCACAAATGGAATGGTGTgaaattaatgataaattaatgatgaaatgtttGGGTTTATCTTCCAGAGGAAAGTTTCTTTTTGGTCAGATGTTATTGTGCAGTGGCCTTTCAAAGGTGCAGTCTTTCCCTGCAGTGTTCCTGCTTGGGGATCAATATTTGGGGAAATCTGTGCTGCCAGTTCCCCACTTTAAATCATAGTAACATTTCAGGGAAAGTGTCCGTAAGGTTGTGTTGTGAATGAGGGGGGTAACATTGCAGGGAAGGGCATGTTAAGGTTTATGTCCGTCTTTCACATGAAGCAAGCAAACCAATCACAAGACCTGATGATGTATTTGAATCAGCGACTTGGTTCCCAGTTGCTGTGCCTACTGGGTGACTTGATAACTACAAAACAagttattcttcttcttttttgtttttgttttcaagaaTGGCTGGAAACCAGACAGATtcagaaatatgaacagtagCACCAgacacaaatgttgttttattacTTCTTTTAAATGTGGCTGTTGAATTTCCTTAACTCCCTGTATCAGAACCTTATTTTCagatatctacaaaatgtaagTAGAGTGTCATCttccttttttaattgattccagtgtttgtttttctccttcattgtatatataaatgaatactaatttatttcacttgttaATCAGAGTGTAAATTCTCATCCCCTTTCCCTCTTTTCAACTATAGCGCTCGCGGATCCAAGTGTGGTTATACGAGCAGGTGAACATGCGGATAGAGGGCTGCATTATTGTGAGTTCCTTCCTGCTCTTTTCCTTTATTGAGCTTGGATGGTGTTTGTgtacttctctctctgttgatgGTCATTTTCCCCAAACACCATCAAAAATATGTTGACACTGTTCCTAAGTTGACCAGAAAGCTGATTTCCTAAAATTCCATTGTGGTAAATGTtgattaaatacatatattaGCCTTATTTTTAGAAGGTGTCTGGGCCGCATAGGCTGACTCAGGTTTAATTTTCCTCCCTGTCGTAGGGTTTTGATGAGTACATGAACCTGGTTCTTGACGACGCTGAGGAAGTCCACATGAagactaaaaacagaaaaccccTGGGTGAGAGTCCCGTGCATGAACACCTGCTTTTCTCACTTGCCTGTGTCACACTTGAGGATTAAAGCCGAATTAAAGCAACTGCAAGGAGCTTTTAACCGGCTATGAAACCGTTTCAGTTTAATACTGATGCCTCTTTATGACCCACATAAGCTAGTGAGACCATCAGTGATGATTGGAAATTTCTGTTTCATTATTTGAAATGCCTGTCACTGGTCTGTGTCACTGCATATTCACACAAAATGATTTACGGCACTCAGACTGGCAGACCATGTAAAAACTGTCAGATAACAGTACACAGTTAACCAGGCTCTGCTGGATTTACCATcgctctgcttccagctctttGTCCTCCTGCCTTTGCTGTTGTTTCCGTCGGCCATGTTTAGCTCCTCTGCCCAAAGAGGTGTCTTTTCTTTCATGCTGCAGTGACGTGTTGCTGTCACTCACTTTCAAAACACAGCCAGATCGAGATCTTTACAACACAAGGTGGTGGTGCTTATGGAAGTGCAGTGTGTGCTCTGGGAAACACGATTGCTTTTGTCCACAAGGGGCTGCtaacatcaacacaaaatgaaggttCCTTGTAGTTGCTTTATAGGAAACGCTCAACCAGAAACAAACATTTAGCCGTTTTTGACTCAACCTCATACTATTGCTCAGTAGTTGCTTATTCGTTAACAGGTCAGTTAGTTTCTCACTGATGACACTCAACTTTCACCAACACCTTACCCAGTTTTTCACTAATTTCAGCTCCAGCCAATGCATGTTTACTTGCAGGCGGATTGATGATCACAAAGTTCTGTAGGAACTCCGAGTGCAATACAGTTCACAATGAAAACATTGTCAGCCAGATGACCAGAAGCAT encodes the following:
- the snrpe gene encoding small nuclear ribonucleoprotein E, whose product is MAYRGQGQKVQKVMVQPINLIFRYLQNRSRIQVWLYEQVNMRIEGCIIGFDEYMNLVLDDAEEVHMKTKNRKPLGRIMLKGDNITLLQSVSS